In one Triplophysa rosa linkage group LG13, Trosa_1v2, whole genome shotgun sequence genomic region, the following are encoded:
- the LOC130564237 gene encoding protocadherin gamma-A11-like — protein sequence MAIQNFVRNGCALFLRPQWQVVFFISCCLHFAVSQIRYSIPEELTKGSLIGNVAQDLGLDLKRLRAGRARIVTGDSTQYAELKTDKGILVVSERIDREKLCGDITPCSFSFEIILENPIELHQVTVEIIDVNDNYPVFEKKKINFEISELASLGSSFALESAFDLDVELNSLQNYILTKNDFFVLKQYSNPDGSRFVEIVLDKALDRETHPHLSLKLIAVDGGNPQRSGSVNIDVTVLDANDNAPQFNQTVYRASVIENAPKGTYITTVNATDADSGSNGHIMFSFADLKEHWRDIFSVHENTGLVSVLGNVDFEKDKRFEIRVRATDQGGLTSTSKLVIEVVDVNDNAPIINLMSLSSPVSEDALPGTTIAVLNIKDLDSGTNGQVTCFIDRNIPINIKTSLSNYYNLITDAFLDRETQSEYNITVIATDSGSPALTSSTTLRLKVSDVNDNEPVFEQKSYSAYIPENNPLGFSICNVKARDLDWSQNSRVSYFLIDAHIVGAPISSYVSINSENGLLQAVRSFDYEQIKQLNLVIKAQDGGSPPLSSNVSMTIIIQDQNDNAPQVLYPVQSGGSVVAEIVSRSADVGYLVTKVVAVDVDSGQNAWLSYKLQKATDRALFEVGLQNGEIRTVRQVTDKDAVKQRLAVVVEDNGQPSRSATVNVNVALADSFPEVLSEFTDFTHDKEYNDNLTFYLVLALAVVSFLFIVSIIAILSVKCYRWRRERMFYKSGANLPVIPIARVSALTPVNQVRAS from the coding sequence ATGGCTATTCAGAATTTTGTTCGAAATGGATGTGCTCTTTTTCTCCGACCGCAGTGGCAAGTGGTATTTTTTATTTCGTGCTGCCTTCATTTTGCAGTCTCTCAAATTCGCTACTCCATCCCAGAAGAACTGACAAAGGGTTCGCTTATAGGAAATGTAGCGCAGGATCTGGGTCTCGATTTGAAAAGGCTTCGAGCGGGTCGAGCGCGCATCGTGACGGGAGACAGCACTCAGTATGCGGAGCTCAAAACAGACAAAGGGATTCTGGTCGTAAGTGAGAGAATAGACCGAGAGAAGCTTTGCGGTGACATCACACCATGCAGCTTTAGCTTCGAGATTATTCTGGAAAATCCAATTGAACTACATCAGGTAACCGTTGAAATTATAGACGTAAATGACAATTATCCTGTATTCGAGAAAAAGAAGATTAATTTTGAAATAAGCGAACTGGCAAGTCTTGGTTCAAGCTTTGCATTAGAAAGCGCATTTGATCTTGATGTAGAATTAAATTCTTTACAAAATTATATTCTGACAAAGAAcgatttctttgttttaaaacaatattcaaATCCCGATGGCAGTAGATTTGTCGAAATTGTCCTTGATAAAGCGTTAGACAGGGAAACGCATCCCCATTTATCTCTGAAGCTGATCGCTGTAGATGGTGGAAACCCGCAAAGATCTGGTTCTGTGAATATAGATGTCACTGTGTTAGATGCGAATGACAACGCACCGCAGTTCAACCAGACGGTTTATAGAGCATCTGTGATCGAAAATGCACCGAAGGGCACTTACATTACTACCGTTAATGCTACCGATGCTGATAGTGGGTCAAATGGTCATATAATGTTTTCCTTCGCCGATTTGAAAGAACATTGGAGAGATATTTTTAGCGTACACGAAAACACGGGTTTAGTGTCTGTTTTAGGGAATGTTGATTTTGAAAAAGACAAACGTTTTGAAATTAGAGTCAGAGCAACAGACCAAGGTGGGTTAACGAGTACAAGTAAGCTTGTAATTGAAGTAGTTGATGTAAATGATAATGCACCTATAATTAATCTTATGTCTCTATCAAGCCCTGTGTCGGAAGATGCTCTTCCGGGGACAACCATCGCTGTGCTTAATATTAAAGATTTGGATTCTGGTACAAATGGACAGGTTACGTGCTTTATTGATAGAAACATTCCAATCAACATTAAAACATCTCTCTCTAACTATTATAATTTGATCACCGATGCCTTTCTTGACCGTGAAACCCAATCAGAATATAATATAACTGTCATTGCGACAGATTCTGGTTCACCGGCACTGACGAGCTCAACTACTCTGCGCCTTAAAGTTTCCGACGTCAATGATAACGAGCCAGTTTTCGAGCAAAAGAGCTATTCTGCTTACATCCCTGAAAATAATCCTCTAGGATTTTCCATATGTAATGTGAAAGCGAGAGATTTAGACTGGAGTCAGAACTCAAGAGTTTCCTATTTTTTAATAGATGCACACATTGTGGGAGCCCCGATTTCTTCCTACGTGTCCATAAACTCTGAAAATGGACTGTTACAGGCAGTGCGTTCGTTTGATTATGAGCAGATTAAACAGCTAAATCTCGTTATAAAAGCCCAAGATGGAGGATCTCCTCCACTCAGCAGCAACGTGTCAATGACAATAATCATTCAGGACCAGAATGACAACGCGCCTCAGGTTCTGTATCCGGTTCAGTCTGGTGGTTCTGTGGTGGCTGAAATAGTGTCTCGTTCTGCAGATGTGGGTTATCTGGTCACTAAAGTGGTCGCTGTTGATGTGGACTCTGGACAGAATGCCTGGCTCTCATATAAACTGCAGAAAGCCACAGATAGGGCGCTGTTTGAAGTGGGTTTACAGAATGGAGAAATAAGAACTGTGCGCCAGGTGACAGATAAAGATGCTGTGAAACAAAGACTCGCTGTTGTAGTGGAGGACAACGGACAGCCCTCTCGTTCAGCTACAGTCAATGTTAACGTGGcgctggcggacagcttccctgAAGTGCTCTCGGAGTTCACTGACTTTACGCACGACAAGGAATACAACGACAACCTGACTTTTTATCTAGTCTTGGCTCTGGCTGTAGTTTCGTTTCTCTTTATCGTGTCTATCATCGCCATACTGTCAGTCAAGTGCTACAGATGGAGACGCGAGCGGATGTTTTACAAATCTGGAGCGAATCTTCCAGTTATTCCTATAGCACGTGTTAGTGCATTGACTCCTGTGAATCAAGTGAGAGCATCATAG
- the LOC130563577 gene encoding protocadherin beta-16-like, whose translation MFFSRLVEMSDRTMARQVLLFIWFLSLGSAIGQISYSIPEEMAKGSSVGNIAQDLGLDLKRLKSGKARIYTGDSAEYIELNKDRGVLLIKEKIDREALCGQTTPCALHLQMTLENPVEFYSVTIEIVDVNDNAPMFSATETIFYINELSPTGSKFVLERAVDNDVGINGVQSYSLLPVDNFVLKTQEMPDGSKNVEIILQKPLDREKQEHISLLLTAVDGGDPRMSGTMSIIITVQEANDNAPVCFLPVYKINIRENSPKGTILTTVKASDADQGQNGKVEFYIHKSPGSATNIFEIEKNEGVLKLSGDIDYERVKHYQIDVQARDLGHHSDTCKVIVDVIDVNDNKPVINIMTKPGPISEDSKAGTVVTILNAQDSDSGENGKVQCSINHNVPFTLKPTTNNFFSLVTDGDLDREREAEFNISVTCGDEGVPSLSSNFTLALQISDVNDNAPVFEKSSYLASVQENNTPGVSIFTVSTSDADFNQNARVSYILEDSSVNGVPVSSLVSVSADSGVIHAVRSFDYEQIKDFQFRVKAQDGGSPPLSSNVSVKIIIQDQNDNAPQVLYPVQSGGSVVAEIVPRSADVGYLVTKVVAVDVDSGQNAWLSYKLQKATDRALFEVGLQNGEIRTVRQVTDKDAVKQRLAVVVEDNGQPSRSATVNVNVALADSFPEVLSEFTDFTHDKEYNDNLTFYLVLALAVVSFLFIVSIIAILSVKCYRWRRERMFYKPGANLPVIPYYPPLYADVGGTGTLQHVYNYDVCRTTDSRKSDLKFVRPCSESIISLDTSGTQTLTHTHREKLTMESSDEVRINMFRKFL comes from the exons atgtttttttctcgtCTCGTGGAGATGTCGGACAGAACAATGGCGCGGCAAGTACTGCTGTTTATTTGGTTTCTCTCTCTCGGTTCAGCTATCGGGCAGATCAGTTACTCCATTCCTGAGGAAATGGCGAAAGGCTCTTCAGTCGGTAACATAGCGCAGGATTTGGGTTTAGATTTAAAAAGACTGAAATCTGGTAAAGCCCGTATTTATACAGGAGACAGCGCTGAATACATCGAGCTGAATAAAGACAGAGGAGTCCTCCTCATCAAAGAGAAAATAGACCGAGAGGCACTGTGCGGACAGACAACACCTTGCGCACTACATTTACAGATGACTCTGGAAAATCCTGTTGAGTTTTATAGTGTTACAATTGAAATTGTAGACGTAAATGACAATGCGCCGATGTTTTCCGctacagaaacaatattttatatcaACGAATTGTCTCCAACTGGATCTAAATTTGTTTTAGAGAGAGCCGTTGATAATGATGTTGGAATTAACGGCGTGCAGAGCTATTCCCTACTTCCCGTtgataattttgttttaaaaacacaagaaatgcCGGATGGTtctaaaaatgttgaaattattCTACAAAAACCTCTCGACCGAGAGAAACAAGAACATATTTCGCTTTTACTTACTGCTGTGGACGGAGGAGACCCACGGATGTCCGGCACAATGTCGATAATAATTACTGTTCAGGAAGCAAACGATAACGCGCCAGTTTGCTTTTTACCTGTTTATAAAATCAACATTCGAGAAAATTCCCCAAAAGGGACAATTTTAACAACAGTTAAAGCATCTGACGCTGACCAAGGACAAAACGGTAAAGTTGAATTTTATATTCACAAATCTCCAGGTAGCGCCACTAATATctttgaaattgaaaaaaatgaGGGAGTGTTGAAGTTATCAGGCGATATTGACTACGAACGAGTTAAGCATTATCAGATTGATGTTCAAGCGAGAGACCTGGGACATCATTCTGACACTTGCAAAGTTATTGTTGATGTAATTGATGTAAATGACAACAAACCTGTAATTAATATAATGACAAAACCAGGTCCTATTTCCGAAGACTCAAAAGCAGGTACCGTGGTGACTATTCTGAATGC ccaAGACTCCGATTCTGGAGAGAATGGAAAAGTCCAGTGCTCTATTAATCATAATGTCCCCTTTACATTAAAACCaacaacaaataattttttCAGTTTGGTAACAGACGGTGATTTAGatcgagagagagaggctgAATTTAACATAAGTGTGACGTGTGGTGATGAGGGCGTGCCCTCTCTCTCCAGCAACTTCACTCTTGCCTTACAGATATCAGATGTAAATGATAATGCGCCTGTCTTTGAGAAAAGCTCTTATTTGGCCTCTGTTCAAGAAAACAACACACCTGGTGTTTCCATATTCACAGTGAGCACCAGTGACGCAGATTTTAATCAGAATGCTCGCGTGTCTTACATACTGGAGGACTCCTCTGTTAACGGAGTGCCCGTCTCCTCGTTAGTGTCCGTCAGTGCTGATAGTGGAGTCATACACGCGGTGCGATCTTTTGATTACGAGCAGATCAAAGATTTCCAGTTCCGCGTAAAAGCGCAAGACGGAGGCTCACCTCCTCTCAGCAGCAACGTGAGTGTAAAAATAATCATTCAGGACCAGAATGACAACGCGCCTCAGGTTCTGTATCCGGTTCAGTCTGGTGGTTCTGTGGTGGCTGAAATAGTGCCTCGTTCGGCAGATGTGGGTTATCTGGTCACTAAAGTGGTCGCTGTTGATGTGGACTCTGGACAGAATGCCTGGCTCTCATATAAACTGCAGAAAGCCACAGACAGGGCGCTGTTTGAAGTGGGTTTACAGAATGGAGAAATAAGAACTGTGCGCCAGGTGACAGATAAAGATGCTGTGAAACAAAGACTCGCTGTTGTAGTGGAGGACAACGGACAGCCCTCTCGTTCAGCTACAGTCAATGTTAACGTGGcgctggcggacagcttccctgAAGTGCTCTCGGAGTTCACTGACTTTACGCACGACAAGGAATACAACGACAACCTGACTTTTTATCTAGTCTTGGCTCTGGCTGTAGTTTCGTTTCTCTTTATCGTGTCTATCATCGCCATACTGTCAGTCAAGTGCTACAGATGGAGACGCGAGCGGATGTTTTACAAACCTGGAGCGAATCTTCCAGTTATTCCATATTATCCGCCCCTTTACGCAGACGTGGGGGGCACAGGAACTTTACAGCACGTGTACAATTATGATGTTTGCAGAACCACTGACTCCAGAAAGAGTGATCTGAAGTTTGTCAGACCTTGCAGTGAGAGCATCATTAGTCTGGACACCAGTGGAACACAGACACTGACGCATACACACAGAGAAAAACTGACCATGGAGAGTTCTGACGAGGTAAGAATAAATATGTTTCGTAAATTTTTGTAG